A single genomic interval of Microcebus murinus isolate Inina chromosome 24, M.murinus_Inina_mat1.0, whole genome shotgun sequence harbors:
- the LOC142864115 gene encoding ubiquitin carboxyl-terminal hydrolase 17-like protein 6, producing MDNPSCYRPKNSSLLSKRDPDLRLKQAPGTKPLAPRDKLLLTWKRPYGVGAGLCNVGNTCYMNAALQCLTYTPPLANYVLSQEHSLSCRRQECCMLCTMEAHVTRVLTQPGQVIKPSLALAAGFHRYNQEDAHEFLMCTVDAMKKACLSGYEPLDGHSEDTTLIRQIFGGYWRSQIKCLHCHGISDTFEPYLDIALDIEAAQSLNQALRWLVKPEHLDGEDAYHCGTCLKKVPASKCLTVHTASKVLMLVLKRFSDVTGNKIAKEVQYPECLDMQPYMSQRNRGPLVYLLYAVLVHAGSSCQSGHYFCYVKAGNGQWYKMDDAKVTACHISSVLSQPAYLLFYIQKSELGRDGGCASRGKKPRARGAEDTDKGATQRELKSDSGVKIPEFEERLEKTATTELSLDQWKCLLEQNRPKPAVNFRKIESTLPSNAVVIHPPKYKTEMTKDNNLLPTSDKEERDQVSLKASKVPCVGHGRSSLSSYGIDSGNILKFSAQGVQ from the exons ATGGATAACCCCAGTTGTTACCGACCTAAGAACTCTTCACTGTTATCTAAGAGAGATCCCGACCTGCGTTTGAAACAGGCTCCTGGGACAAAGCCATTGGCTCCCAGGGACAAACTGCTGCTGACCTGGAAGAGACCTTATGGGGTTGGTGCTGGGCTCTGCAATGTGGGAAACACGTGCTACATGAATGCTGCACTGCAGTGCCTGACGTACACACCACCCCTCGCCAACTATGTGCTGTCCCAGGAGCATTCTCTAAGCTGTCGTCGTCAGGAATGCTGCATGCTGTGCACTATGGAAGCTCATGTCACCCGGGTGCTaacccagcctggccaggtgATCAAGCCCTCGCTGGCACTGGCTGCTGGCTTCCACAGATATAACCAGGAAGATGCCCATGAGTTTCTCATGTGCACTGTGGATGCCATGAAGAAAGCTTGTCTGTCTGGGTACGAGCCCTTAGACGGTCACTCTGAGGACACAACCCTAATCCGTCAAATATTTGGAGGCTACTGGAGGTCTCAGATCAAGTGTCTGCACTGCCATGGCATTTCAGACACCTTTGAACCTTACCTGGACATCGCCTTGGATATCGAGGCAGCTCAGAGCCTCAACCAAGCTTTGCGATGGTTGGTGAAGCCCGAGCACCTGGACGGAGAGGATGCCTATCACTGTGGTACTTGTCTAAAGAAGGTCCCTGCGTCCAAGTGTCTGACTGTGCACACTGCCTCCAAGGTCCTGATGCTTGTGTTGAAAAGGTTCTCAGATGTCACAGGcaacaaaattgcaaaagaagTGCAATATCCCGAGTGCCTTGACATGCAACCATACATGTCTCAGCGGAACAGAGGACCCCTTGTTTACCTCCTGTATGCTGTGCTGGTCCATGCTGGGAGCAGCTGTCAAAGTGGACATTACTTCTGCTATGTCAAAGCTGGGAATGGCCAGTGGTACAAAATGGATGATGCTAAGGTGACCGCCTGTCACATTTCTTCTGTCCTCAGTCAACCTGCCTACCTTCTCTTTTACATCCAGAAGAGTGAATTGGGGAGAGACGGTGGGTGTGCCTCCAGAGGGAAGAAACCAAGAGCCCGTGGGGCTGAAGACACGGACAAGGGAGCAACCCAACGGGAGCTCAAAAGTGACTCTGGCGTCAAGATTCCCGAGTTTGAGGAACGCTTGGAAAAGACAGCAACTACGGAGCTCTCCTTAGATCAGTGGAAGTGCCTCCTGGAACAAAACCGACCAAAGCCTGCGGTGAACTTCCGAAAAATTGAATCCACCCTGCCTTCCAATGCAGTTGTGATTCATCCACCAAAATACAAGACGGAGATGACAAAGGACAATAACTTGCTGCCCACATcagacaaggaagaaagagaccAGGTGTCCCTGAAAGCTAGCAAAGTCCCTTGTGTGG gacaTGGGCGTTCCTCCCTGAGCAGCTATGGAATTGATTCTGGTAACATCTTGAAGTTCTCAGCACAGGGTGTGCAGTAA
- the LOC142864116 gene encoding ubiquitin carboxyl-terminal hydrolase 17-like protein 6 codes for MWRRTCHLKALSEGKASSFLNLRSQRGSFVIIAPGNMKAASVLQGGEPPFNAFAKLKISQPNLADDMDNPSCYRPKNSSLLSKRDPDLHLKQAPGTKPLAPRDKLLLTWKRPYGAGAGLCNVGNTCYMNAALQCLTYTPPLANYVLSQEHSLSCRRQECCMLCTMEAHVTRVLTQPGQVIKPSLALAAGFHRYNQEDAHEFLMCTVDAMKRACLSGHEPLDGHSEDTTLIRQIFGGYWRSQIKCLHCHGISDTFEPYLDIALDIEAAQSLNQALQWLVKPEHLDGEDAYHCGTCLKKVPASKSLTVHTASKVLMLVLKRFSDVTGNKIAKEVQYPECLDMQPYMSQRNRGPLVYLLYAVLVHAGSSCQSGHYFCYVKAGNGQWYKMDDAKVTACHISSVLSQPAYLLFYIQKSELGRDGGCASRGKKPRARGAEDTDKGATQRELKSDSGVKIPEFEERLEKTATTELSLDQWKCLLEQNRPKPAVNFRKIESTLPSNAVVIHPPKYKTEMTKDNNLLPTSDKEERDQVSLKASKVPCVGGRARGSKRRNKHGTSSLVVFQ; via the coding sequence ATGTGGAGACGGACCTGCCATTTGAAGGCGCTCTCAGAAGGGAAAGCATCGTCCTTCCTCAACTTACGGTCCCAGCGGGGGAGCTTCGTGATCATCGCTCCCGGAAACATGAAGGCTGCTTCagtcctccagggaggggagcctCCTTTCAATGCCTTTGCAAAACTCAAAATTTCTCAGCCAAATTTAGCTGACGATATGGATAACCCCAGTTGTTACCGACCTAAGAACTCTTCACTGTTATCTAAGAGAGATCCCGACCTACATTTAAAACAGGCTCCTGGGACAAAGCCATTGGCTCCCAGGGACAAACTGCTGCTGACCTGGAAGAGACCTTATGGGGCTGGTGCTGGGCTCTGCAATGTGGGAAACACGTGCTACATGAATGCTGCACTGCAGTGCCTGACGTACACACCACCCCTCGCCAACTATGTGCTGTCCCAGGAGCATTCTCTAAGCTGTCGTCGTCAGGAATGCTGCATGCTGTGCACTATGGAAGCTCATGTCACCCGGGTGCTaacccagcctggccaggtgATCAAGCCCTCGCTGGCACTGGCTGCTGGCTTCCACAGATACAACCAGGAAGATGCCCATGAGTTTCTCATGTGCACTGTGGATGCCATGAAGAGAGCTTGTCTGTCTGGGCACGAGCCCTTAGACGGTCACTCTGAGGACACAACCCTAATCCGTCAAATATTTGGAGGCTACTGGAGGTCTCAGATCAAGTGTCTGCACTGCCATGGCATTTCAGACACCTTTGAACCTTACCTGGACATCGCCTTGGATATCGAGGCAGCTCAGAGCCTCAACCAAGCTTTGCAATGGTTGGTGAAGCCCGAGCACCTGGACGGAGAGGATGCCTATCACTGTGGTACTTGTCTAAAGAAGGTCCCTGCGTCCAAGTCTCTGACTGTGCACACTGCCTCCAAGGTCCTGATGCTTGTGTTGAAAAGGTTCTCAGATGTCACAGGcaacaaaattgcaaaagaagTGCAATATCCCGAGTGCCTTGACATGCAACCATACATGTCTCAGCGGAACAGAGGACCCCTTGTTTACCTCCTGTATGCTGTGCTGGTCCATGCTGGGAGCAGCTGTCAAAGTGGACATTACTTCTGCTATGTCAAAGCTGGGAATGGCCAGTGGTACAAAATGGATGATGCTAAGGTGACCGCCTGTCACATTTCTTCTGTCCTCAGTCAACCTGCCTACCTTCTCTTTTACATCCAGAAGAGTGAATTGGGGAGAGACGGTGGGTGTGCCTCCAGAGGGAAGAAACCAAGAGCCCGTGGGGCTGAAGACACGGACAAGGGAGCAACCCAACGGGAGCTCAAAAGTGACTCTGGCGTCAAGATTCCCGAGTTTGAGGAACGCTTGGAAAAGACAGCAACTACGGAGCTCTCCTTAGATCAGTGGAAGTGCCTCCTGGAACAAAACCGACCAAAGCCTGCGGTGAACTTCCGAAAAATTGAATCCACCCTGCCTTCCAATGCAGTTGTGATTCATCCACCAAAATACAAGACGGAGATGACAAAGGACAATAACTTGCTGCCCACATcagacaaggaagaaagagaccAGGTGTCCCTGAAAGCTAGCAAAGTCCCTTGTGTGGGTGGGAGGGCCAGGGGTAGCAAGAGGAGGAACAAGCACGGCACAAGTTCTCTGGTTGTGTTCCAGTAA